A region from the Hydra vulgaris chromosome 08, alternate assembly HydraT2T_AEP genome encodes:
- the LOC136083479 gene encoding piggyBac transposable element-derived protein 3-like: protein MSIVKLPSTRMYWSNELYFEKVASVMTLNRFEKIKLFLHCNDDMQCSENCTDKLYKIRPIVNMLKESFISLKHEEIMCIDEQVVPFKGRSSLKQYNPQKPKKWGYKFCILANIDGLVHNFEIHSGSVDVCKGQPDLKASGNIVMHLLVNVQRHKWHKLFFDNWYTGLELIKTLYDQGIACTGTVRTNRLPNLNMPTDGELKKEGRGSTAIRVTSVDNVELRAVKWFDNRGVALLTSYEAVNPITIVNRWDRKYTKFVQVKRPSVVTTYNKYMGGVDLLDGMLSLYRIHIRSKKWYHKLIWHFFDLIVVQAWILYCRDMKKAQALKKDILQLRMFKLKVAKCLVQSNKVSSSRRGRPSTSVDHLHRAKKKRGPAANIPEPSTRKDNIGHFSSFVDKKGRCKYPDCTGITKVFCEKCKVHLCFTPNSNCFRKFHE from the coding sequence atgaGTATTGTGAAGCTCCCATCAACACGTATGTACTGGAGCAATgagttgtattttgaaaaagttgccTCAGTGATGACATTAAACcgatttgaaaaaataaagttgtttctTCATTGTAATGATGACATGCAGTGTTCAGAAAACTGTACTGACAAACTTTACAAGATACGCCCGATCGTAAACATGTTGAAGGAATCTTTTATTAGCCTGAAACATGAAGAAATTATGTGTATTGATGAACAAGTTGTTCCTTTCAAGGGAAGATCCTCGTTGAAACAATACAATCCTCAAAAACCTAAAAAGTGGGGTTACAAGTTTTGTATCTTGGCTAATATTGATGGACTTGttcataattttgaaatacATTCAGGTTCAGTTGATGTTTGTAAAGGACAGCCTGATTTGAAAGCATCTGGAAATATTGTGATGCACTTGTTAGTAAATGTACAAAGGCATAAATGGCACAAACTGTTTTTTGACAATTGGTACACTGGATTGGaactaataaaaacactttatgATCAAGGCATAGCATGTACAGGAACAGTGCGTACAAACAGGCTTCCAAATCTCAACATGCCCACTGatggtgaattaaaaaaagaaggtaGAGGTTCAACTGCCATCAGGGTTACCTCAGTTGATAATGTTGAGCTTCGCGCTGTGAAATGGTTTGATAACAGGGGCGTTGCATTGCTAACAAGTTATGAAGCTGTGAATCCGATAACCATTGTTAACCGCTGGGATAGAAAATATACGAAATTTGTTCAAGTCAAAAGACCATCTGTTGTAACCACATACAACAAATATATGGGTGGAGTAGATCTCCTTGATGGCATGCTGAGTCTGTACAGAATCCACATTCGATCAAAAAAATGGTATCACAAACTCATTTggcatttttttgatttaatagtAGTGCAAGCGTGGATACTCTATTGTAGAGACATGAAAAAGGCACAAGCCTTAAAGAAAGATATTCTCCAACTTCGCATGTTTAAGCTTAAAGTTGCAAAATGCTTAGTCCAGTCTAATAAGGTTTCAAGCAGTAGGCGAGGCCGACCATCCACTTCTGTTGACCATCTTCATAGAGCAAAAAAGAAAAGGGGTCCTGCTGCAAATATACCTGAGCCATCCACTAGGAAAGATAATATTGgtcatttttcttcttttgtagACAAAAAGGGTCGTTGTAAGTACCCAGACTGCACTGgaataacaaaagttttttgtgaGAAATGTAAAGTTCATTTATGCTTTACGCCTAATTCCAATTGTTTTCGAAAGTTTCATGagtaa